From one Eucalyptus grandis isolate ANBG69807.140 chromosome 9, ASM1654582v1, whole genome shotgun sequence genomic stretch:
- the LOC104419064 gene encoding tetraketide alpha-pyrone reductase 1, whose protein sequence is MDSEYKGKVCVTGAAGYLASWLTKRLLLSGYHVVGTVRDPGNKKKVAHLWKLEGAKERLRLVKADLMKEGSFDDAIMGCEGVFHTASPVLKPSRDPKAEILEPAIEGTLNVLRSCKKNPNLRRVVLTSSSSTVRARDDIDPNVPLDESTWSSIELCERLQIWYVLSKTLAEKAAWEFCDENKIDLVTVLPAFLIGPSLPPVLCSTASDVLGLLKGETEKFQWHGRMGYVHIDDVARCHVLVYEERSACRRYICSAVVLDNNELVSFLSSRYPSLPVPRRFEPLDRPYYEYNTSKLKSLGFEFKSVEEMFDDCLASLVEQGHLKPVQSSSI, encoded by the exons atggatTCTGAATATAAAGGCAAAGTCTGTGTTACAGGAGCTGCTGGTTATCTTGCTTCTTGGTTGACCAAAAGGCTTCTCTTATCTGGTTATCATGTCGTCGGAACAGTCAGAGACCCCG GGAATAAGAAGAAAGTGGCACACTTGTGGAAGCTGGAGGGAGCGAAAGAGAGACTCCGGCTGGTGAAGGCGGATTTAATGAAAGAGGGAAGCTTCGACGACGCGATTATGGGATGCGAGGGCGTGTTCCACACTGCCTCCCCTGTACTGAAACCTTCTAGAGATCCAAAG GCAGAGATCCTGGAACCGGCCATCGAGGGTACTTTGAATGTGCTACGCTCGTGCAAGAAAAACCCAAACCTAAGGCGTGTGGTTCTCACCTCGTCTTCTTCGACAGTGCGGGCTAGAGATGATATAGACCCAAACGTACCTTTAGACGAGTCGACTTGGAGCTCCATAGAACTTTGCGAAAGACTCCAG ATATGGTATGTTCTATCCAAGACCTTAGCTGAGAAGGCAGCTTGGGAATTCTGCGACGAGAACAAAATCGACCTTGTCACGGTGCTTCCAGCATTTCTCATTGGACCCAGTTTGCCACCGGTTCTGTGCTCTACTGCATCTGATGTCCTCGGATTACTTAAAG GGGAAACAGAAAAATTCCAATGGCATGGGAGGATGGGGTACGTCCACATTGACGACGTCGCGCGCTGCCATGTTCTTGTGTATGAGGAACGAAGTGCTTGCAGGCGCTACATTTGTAGTGCAGTTGTCCTGGACAACAACGAACTGGTATCATTCTTATCGTCGCGCTATCCATCTCTACCGGTCCCAAGAAG GTTCGAGCCTCTGGATAGGCCGTACTATGAGTACAATACGTCGAAGCTGAAGAGCTTAGGGTTCGAGTTCAAGTCAGTCGAAGAGATGTTTGACGACTGTCTTGCTTCACTTGTGGAGCAAGGCCATCTCAAACCAGTCCAGTCCAGCTCTATTTGA